The DNA segment GGGTCGCCAGCACGGAGCGCGTTAAGTAGCAGGTGGGGCAGGGAATCCCCGTGAGCTGACGCAGGGGACAACTCCACAACCCCATGGGCAGCGCCGCTCCAGCCGCCAGCCCCAGCAACAACAAAAAACGTCGCTGTCTCAAGGCTCCTTGTAGATCACCCGGCCCCGATCGTCATTGCCGACATCTAAGAGCTCAGCGTGGAGCAACCTTTGAATCTCATCACGCACCTGGCGACTCTCCACCCCAGCCGGCAACTCCATCTCGACAAGGGCGTCATTAAGGGTGAAGCCCAGCTCGCCTCGGCGCCTCGCCAAATGGACTAGCTGCCGCTCAACCGAGAGGGTCGAGCCCTGCGACACCAAAGGTCGGTTCGCCTGGTCAACCAGTTCGGGCATCAACCAGAGATCAACCAATTGGCCCACGAAGCAGAGGCCAAAAGTGAGCAACCACAGGGTGCCGCTGAGGGGCTTGCGGTTGTAGAAGCGATGCACGCCACACACTCCCACCAGGCCTAGGGCCCAGAGGACGTAGCCGAAAGCCAGGTTGCGGCGCTCGCCCATCACGGCAGGGTCACCCCATGGCGGCGCAGGGCCGCCGAAAGATTCCACACCGACAACACCAGTTGATGCCAGGGAGCCAGGGTCTCCATCTCGAGGGCCATTGGTATGGGAGCTGCCTGGCGCAAGCTTGTGGCAGCGCAGAGTTCCTTGCGGGCCTGCACCAGGTGATCGCGCAGGATCAGCTGCTGGTCTTGGGGCATCACCTCTTCTGGGCAGTGATCTAGCAGCAGCAGGCCCCGCTCAAACCAGGAACTGAAATCATCGAGCAGGGACCCGAGCAGCTGATCAAGCAGAACGCCGGGGGATTCAGGCTCGGGTGTTGGAGAAGAAAAACCCATGGGTCCAGCTTAAGAGCGCT comes from the Cyanobium sp. Tous-M-B4 genome and includes:
- a CDS encoding TM2 domain-containing protein, with translation MGERRNLAFGYVLWALGLVGVCGVHRFYNRKPLSGTLWLLTFGLCFVGQLVDLWLMPELVDQANRPLVSQGSTLSVERQLVHLARRRGELGFTLNDALVEMELPAGVESRQVRDEIQRLLHAELLDVGNDDRGRVIYKEP
- a CDS encoding DUF2605 family protein, producing the protein MGFSSPTPEPESPGVLLDQLLGSLLDDFSSWFERGLLLLDHCPEEVMPQDQQLILRDHLVQARKELCAATSLRQAAPIPMALEMETLAPWHQLVLSVWNLSAALRRHGVTLP